The following nucleotide sequence is from Peptococcaceae bacterium 1198_IL3148.
CAAAGGGGGCAAACTTCCGGGGGCTCATTGCCCTCATGGATATAACCACACTCTCGACATTTCCACTTGATGGATTGATCTTTTTGCAATAGTCTATTATCCCTCAGTAGCGACAGCATCTTGTTAAACCTATCGGCATGGTGTTTTTCCACCAATTGCAAGTGTTTAAATAATTCAGCCGCTTGAAGTTCCCCTTCTTCTCTGGCTACCCTTTCAAATTCTGTATACATATCTTCATACTCATAGGTTTCTTTTTCCACAGCAGCCTTTAAATTATCTTCTGAGCTGTTGATTTCTTTAAGTAGTTTTAGTAATTGTTCTGCATGTTCTTTTTCGTTTTTAGCGGTTTCTTCAAACACCTCGG
It contains:
- a CDS encoding rubrerythrin family protein — translated: MGKQTTDNLKAAFAGESQARNYYTFWAGVARKEGWLKVAEVFEETAKNEKEHAEQLLKLLKEINSSEDNLKAAVEKETYEYEDMYTEFERVAREEGELQAAELFKHLQLVEKHHADRFNKMLSLLRDNRLLQKDQSIKWKCRECGYIHEGNEPPEVCPLCKHPKKYYEPLVEEY